In Syngnathus acus chromosome 21, fSynAcu1.2, whole genome shotgun sequence, one genomic interval encodes:
- the olig2 gene encoding oligodendrocyte transcription factor 2, which translates to MESDASRVSSSPEADAAFLSTLRRSAHGYPGTVSSTQGDSPTGGPPPRHHRLRCHDDDDDEDDDDADEADGLSAAARAASKKAERKLLSEHELQSIRLKINSRERKRMHDLNVAMDGLREVMPYAHGPSVRKLSKIATLLLARNYILMLSSSLDEMKRLLADIYGGGAGAGPGPAATAGAGAAAAAAAAAAAAAAAHHASLAHAHPHPVSLQQAAGPPHGAHHPLLAPPPPPSARAPHGLLKAPPPAYQHWGVAATGMPCPCSMCSAVPRLHGVDANK; encoded by the coding sequence ATGGAGTCGGACGCGAGCCGTGTGTCGTCGTCGCCGGAAGCGGACGCCGCCTTCCTGTCCACGCTGCGCCGCTCCGCGCACGGCTACCCGGGCACCGTGTCGTCCACGCAGGGCGACTCGCCCACGGGGGGGCCGCCTCCCCGACACCACCGGCTCCGCTGccatgacgacgacgacgacgaggacgacgacgacgcgGACGAGGCGGACGGGCTTTCGGCGGCGGCGCGCGCGGCCTCCAAGAAGGCCGAGCGCAAGCTGCTGTCGGAGCACGAGCTGCAGTCCATCCGGCTGAAGATCAACAGCCGCGAGCGCAAGCGCATGCACGACCTGAACGTGGCCATGGACGGCCTCCGCGAGGTCATGCCCTACGCGCACGGGCCCTCCGTGCGCAAGCTCTCCAAGATCGCCACCTTGCTGCTGGCCAGGAACTACATCCTCATGCTCAGCTCCTCGCTGGACGAGATGAAGCGGCTGCTGGCTGACATTTACGGCGGCGGCGCGGGAGCCGGGCCGGGGCCGGCGGCGACTGCGGGGGCGggagccgccgccgctgcagccgccgccgccgctgccgccgccgccgcgcacCACGCTTCCTTAGCGCACGCGCACCCGCACCCGGTGTCCCTGCAGCAGGCGGCTGGGCCGCCGCACGGCGCGCACCACCCGCTGctggcgccgccgccgcctccttcCGCCAGGGCCCCGCACGGACTCCTCAAGGCCCCGCCGCCTGCTTACCAGCACTGGGGGGTCGCCGCCACCGGGATGCCGTGCCCGTGCAGCATGTGCAGCGCGGTGCCGCGCCTGCACGGGGTGGACGCCAACAAGTGA